The segment TCTTACAATTATTAATGCTAAACTAGCTAACTATCGAGAAAAACAACAAATTGTTATCAATTGTGCGGGTATTATTGAAGCAATTGAACCAATTAAAATAGAGTTTAATCATCAAAACAATCAGGATATTTTTGATGTCAATGGAGATTATTTATCCCTAGGAGGAATCGATTTACAAATTAATGGAGGATTAGGCTTAGCTTTTCCTGAAATTCAAGAAAAAGATCTCGATCTTCTCGACAAAATTTGTGATTTTTTATGGCAAGAAGGAATAGATGGTTTTTGTCCAACAATAGTAACAACATCCGTTAAAAATATTCAGCGATCGCTCTCAACTATTGATCAATTTATGAGCCTTCAAAAACAACAATCACGACAAACCAGTCAAATCCTAGGGGTTCACCTAGAAGGACCTTTTCTTAACCCCCAAAAAAAGGGAGCTCATCCGGCTGAATATTTATTAACTCCCAGTGTAGAAGCCATTAAATTCATTTTAGGAGACTATGCTCATCGAGTAAAAATTATGACTTTAGCTCCCGAATTAGACCCCAGTGATGAAGTTATCCCGTACCTAATCTCCCAAGGAATAGTTGTTAGTTTAGGTCATTCCCAAGCTACCGATCAAGACGCGAAAAAAGCCTTTCAATTAGGCGCGTCAATGGTCACTCATGCCTATAATGCTATGCCTTCTTTACATCATCGTCAACCTGGACTATTAGGCGAAGCTATACTCAATCCTAAGGTCTATTGTGGCTTAATTGCAGATGGTCAGCACGTCTGTTTAACAATGATTCAAATTTTATTGCGATCGAGTTATTATGAACAAGGGGTTTTTCTGGTTAGTGATGCTCTTTCTCCCATTGGTTTAGGAGATGGCATTTATCCTTGGGATGATCGCCAAATTGAAGTTAAACAAGGCACTGCCAGACTTGCTGATGGCACATTATCCGGAACAACTTGGCCTCTATTAGTCGGCGTAGAAAACTTAGTAAAATGGGGAATCTGTACACCAGACGTTGCTATAGCCATGGCCACAGAATCCCCCAGAAAAGCGATTAATTTGTCCGGCATTTCCCCAGGGCAACCAGCTAATTTATTACGCTGGAATTGGGATAAAAAGAACCAGAAATTAAGTTGGGAAAGATTATAGGAATTAAGGAGTTCGGAGTCAGGAGTCAGGAGTCAGAAGTCAGAAGTCAGAAGTTAATATCTCTCCCCACCCTCCCCACCCTTCTCCACCCTCCCCCACTTCCCTACCTCTAAACTCTCTAATCTACCCCAATCATCACATCACTGGATTTAATCATAGCGTAGGCTTCCTTGCCTTCTGCTAGTCCCATGTTTTCGGCGGAAGTTTTGGTAATAATCGAAACTACCTCTACACCAGGGGCAACTTCAATGGTAATTTCTGCATTAACAGCCCCCATCGTAACGGTTTTCACAGTTCCTTTAAGGACATTTCTGGCACTAGATTGCATGATTCGATGCTCCAATTGATAAATGGGTAAGTTTTTAACATCCAAGAGAGCAGGATGACCCGTAGTGGGGTCAAACGATAACATTTGTGCTAAATTCCGCAACAATTCCCTTAGAACGTCAGTTTTAGTCCTTTGAACAACCTCACAGTATTGTTCTAAGATTTGTCGCTCGGTTATTGAAGACTGGAATGTTATCCATCCTTGTTGTTTCTTCGGCATAATAGTATACCAACTTTATTGGTATTTAATCTATAATATCAGCATCTGTATACCAATTTATCTGAGTTTAGCCCTAAATAGACTCAGGTTTAACTGACCCATTGCCAGTGAGGAGCCATGAAGAAACGTCCGTTACTAACTTTTTTAGCAGGATTTCTCCTATCTATCTGTTTAATAGTCTTAGGAGAAAATTTTTTGACTCAACCCGTTGTTGCTCAATCCAATAATTTAACCATTTCCGCAGCGATTAGTGTTAAAGATGCCCTAGAAGATCTTAAAACTATCTATCAAAAAAGTCAGCCCAATGTCAAAATCACCTATAATTTTGGATCTTCAGGGTCATTGCAACAGCAAATTGAACAAGGTGCGCCTGTAGATGTGTTTTTATCAGCAGCAGTCAAACAAATGGACGCTTTAGAAAAAAAACAATTAATTGCTCAAGGAACTCGCAAAAATTTACTCACTAATCGAATTGTTTTAGTTACACCAAAAGGACAGCAAGTTATTAAAAATTTTCAAGATTTAACCAATTCCCAAGTCAAAAAAATTGGTTTGGGAGAACCTAAGAGTGTTCCAGCAGGGCAATACGGAGAGGAAGTTTTGAAATATTTTAAACTGTTAGATTCCCTGAAATCAAAAATTGTTTATGCTAAAGATGTTCGCCAAGTCTTAACCTATGTTGAATCCGGCAATGTCCAAGCAGGATTAGTCTATACAACCGATGCCAAAACTTCTGATAAAATTAGAGTTGCTGCCACTGCTCCAACTAATTCACATCAACCCATTAGCTATCCCATTGCTGTTATTAAAAATAGTAAAAATCTAGCCGCAGCTAAGGCTTTTGTACAGTTTCTCTCCAGTAGTCAAGCTAAAACCGTCTTTCAAAAATATGGTTTTGGAACTTAACAAAGTCAGAAGTCAGACTGTTGATAATAATCCAACTCCCAACTCCTAACCCCGAACTCAGATCTTGAGAGGTAAAGAAAAATTAATTTTAAATTACCTCTCTTTAACTCAAAAAAATCATCAACTTATCTAGCCTGGAATTAAATTAATGGACTTAGATATATCTCCGCTTTTTATATCACTTCGTGCCTCTATTATTGCGACAATTATTGTCTTTTTTATTGGCATGGCTGCTGCCCGTTGGATGTTAGATTATAAAGGCAAAGGCAAAGGCATAATTGATAGTATTTTTATTGCGCCTTTAGTCTTACCTCCTACAGTAGTAGGGTTTTTACTTTTGCTGTTATTAGGAAATAATAGTCCGATTGGGCAATTACTTTATCAGTTTGAGTATACCATTATTTTTACTTGGGAAGCAACGGTTATTACAGCAACTGTTGTCGCTTTTCCCTTAATGTATCGTACAACATTAGGAGCTTTTGAACAAATTGATCCCAATATTATTTTAGCTGCGCGTACCCTAGGTGCGTCTGAGTGGCGCATTTTTTGGACGGTTATGATTCCCCTATCTTATCGGGGATTAGTGGCAGCAACTATTCTCTCTTTTGCCCGTGCCCTAGGAGAATTTGGGGCGACTTTAATGTTAGCGGGAAACATTCCCTCCCAAACTCAAACTATGCCAGTTGCTATCTTCTTTGCCGCAGAATCAGGAGATATGAGAACAGCACTCATTTGGGTGTTAATTTTATTGTTCATTTCCATGTCTGTCATTATTATTGTTAATTTTTGGGCAGAAACAACCAAGTTAAAGCGGCAGGGCAAAAAAATCAAGAAACACAAGCTATTTAAACCAGAAAACCTGAGTGATAAAAGTTCTTATCTTATTGACACATCTGGTCTAATTCTTAATATTGAAAAGCAATTACATGGGTTTTCATTAGAAACCAATTTTCAAGCCAACCAAGAAACCTTAGGACTCCTAGGGGCTTCGGGGTCTGGAAAAAGTATGACCCTACGGTGTATTGCTGGTTTAGAAACCCCTGATCGGGGCTTTATTAGTTTAAACGGACAGATTTTATTTGATTCAGCAAAAAAAATCAATCTTCCCAGTTCTCAGCGCAATGTGGGGTTTGTTTTTCAAAATTATGCTTTATTTTCTCATCTTAATGTTAGTCAAAATATCGCTTTTGGTATCCAGCATTTGTCCAAAACTGAGCAAGAACAATCAATCAAAAAATATATTAAATTAATGGAATTACAAGGATTGGAAAAGCGTTATCCTCATCAATTATCAGGAGGACAACAGCAACGAGTTGCCCTAGCGAGAGCCTTAGCAACTGAACCCCAAGCATTACTCCTCGATGAGCCTTTTTCAGCCCTTGATACCTACCTGCGCTATCAGCTACAAGAACAATTAATTAACACACTATCTACCTATAAAGGTGTAACACTTTTTGTTACTCACAATTTAGAAGAAGTCTATCAGGTTTGCCCTAACCTATTGATTATTGATCAAGGAAAAACCATTGCTTACGGAGATAAGTATGAGATTTTTGAATATCCTACTACCTATGCAGTGGCTCAACTCACAGGATGTAAAAACTTTTCTCGCGCCAAAGCCATTTCACCTACGTCTGTTGAAGCGTTAGACTGGGGCTGTTCCTTAACGGTAATTGAACCTATTCCAGAGTCTCTAGCCTATATTGGTATACGCGCCCATCATTTGACTTTTGTCGAGACTCCCGATACAGAAAACACTTTTCCTTGTTCCCTTGTCAAAACACGAGAAACTCCCCATCGGATGACGTTATACTTGCAGGTACACTCCATGAAGTCCACTCAAGAGAATTTTTATCTCCTGCAAGCAGAATTGTTTAAAGAAAAATGGGATACCCTCAAAGATCGTCCTCAACCTTGGTATGTTCGTCTCAACCCCGTTAAACTGTTTCTGATGCAACCCTGAAATTATTTTGAGAAAAAAGCTTGCCATTATCTGACTCTTGTTGTTATACTTGGAAAGGCGACGCGGGATAGAGCAGTCTGGTAGCTCGTCGGGCTCATAACCCGAAGGTCGGTGGTTCAAATCCGCCTCCCGCCATTAAGTTAACTAACCCTAAGGGAAAAGATTTTTGACCCAAACCCCAAGGGCTTCCCACACCCTGCCTTACTCAAACGGTAATGGGTATGTTGTGAAATGTATTGAGGTTAACTTGTTAATCTTATAAAAATGAGTTATCCTAGAAAGGCTATGGGTAATGAAACTAAACCGATCAAAATTGTCAGTGATAACCGCCAAGCTCGTTTTCTCTATGAAATTTTAGAGACTTATGAGGCAGGTATTGCTTTAGTGGGAACTGAGGTTAAATCTGTTCGTGCAGGTAAAGTTAACCTTGGGGATGGCTATGTTTTAATTCGCCATGGGGAAGCCATCCTACTGAATGTTCATATTTCTCCCTATGAGGCGAGTGGAGCCTATTTTAATCATGATCCTCGCCGCAGTCGCAAATTGTTGTTACATCGCAAAGAAATTAATAAATTAATTGGACAAATTGAACAAAAAGGATTAACCGTGGTTCCCTTAAAAATGTATCTTAAAGGAAGTTTAGTAAAGGTGAGTCTGGGACTCGCTAGAGGGAAGAAATTGCATGATAAACGGGAAACCATCAAACGTCGTCAAGATGAGCGTGAAATGTCCCGCGCGATGAAACAGTATTAAGATAACCTATTCAAACCGTTTCCATTGACTAGGAGGAGGAGCCAAAAATTCATACAATCCTGGTTCACCTTCTTGGGCACAAGTCATGACAATATCAAAAGATAAGGAAATGCGTAATTCTCCTGTTTGATTAGCTCCAACTGCATGGCGATGTTTAGAGGGAAAAATAATTAATCTTCCTTCCTTCGGTGCATAAGTAACCTTTTCTGAGTTAAGAGAGTTGCGCTCAGCATAGCCGGAGGTTTGATTGGTTCCTAACCCTGGAGAAATCTCGTTCATCTTTGCATCATTAAAAAAGATAAGATTGCCAGATTGGCCTGTTTTGGGAACAGAAATATAGTAAACTGCGCTGATATTAGAATTATGATGACGATGACCGCCAACATTCTGACTTTTCCGCGAAATAACTGGCCAAGCTCGCTGAATATAGAGATCAATTTTGAGAAAATCAATGCCAAGAGCTTTTAAATAAGCTAGGGTATTAAATTGTACCTGTTCTACTATCCAAGCAAATCGGGGATCATCATAAATCCGTTCTACCCCATGTACATCCCCTGTCCAAGCGGCTGTCTCTGAGGAACGTTTTTCTATGGCCGCTTTTTCTAAGGACAAGACGGCTTCTTTAAGGGAGTCTCGATAGGTTGGAGCATCCTCTAGGTCAGTATAATAAATCGCCAGGGGAAACCAAGTTTCAATAGGCATTTTGTCTTACCTTTTAACAATTTAACCGTATTTTCTAAAATCTTAGCCGAAAAATGTTTATTGATAAAGTTGAAAAACAATCTATTCTAGATCAATGACTAAACTAGAAACATCCGCATGATTACTCAAAATACTTTTGATACAGATGGGTTTTTCGTGATTGAAAAGGCTTTATCTGAAGCTCATTGTGCCGAATTACTTCAATTTATCATTGCTTCATTCAACACAACTCAACCGGATTTTATTATTCAGCCAGATTTTCGGATTCACTGTCCTTTACCTGTTACCCCACTGATTAAAACCACTATCTCCACAATTATTAAACCAGCCTATGGCATTCTTGATGACTTTCTTAGGGGTTCTCAACGTTTAGTTGAACTCAGTTCTATTACGGTTTTTCCCCATGCCAAAGGTCAACGCATTCATCCTGATGAACGTAATGAGGGTAAATATTTAGTCTCTGTTTTTGTTAATTTAGCTCCTACGACTGCTGAAGCAGGAGCCTTACGAATTATACCAGGTAGTCATCAAGATCTCAATCGTAATTTTAGTCAAGAAGATCCCGATATTCTAGAACTTCCCATCGGTTCAGCCGTATTTATGAATAGCAAAACTTGGCATGGAGGCGGTTCTAATACCACTTTAGATCGGGTTCGTCCTGTGTTTTATTTTTCCTTTGGTGAACCTAAACTTAAAGGACCTACTTACAGTATTTTAAAAGAAGTAGACAAACAAGAATTTGTTTTAGCTGATTTTGGGGATCTTGACCAACAACATATCATCAACTGGAATTGGCACTCTAAACCCCGTCTCAAACCGAATATTTATGTTTTGACCCCTTTATTGGAAACAGAGTCTACCCTTGTCCTTTTAGCCGATGATCGAGTCGCAGCTTTAATTATGATTCTACCAGAAACAGCTTGGATCAAAGATGTTATCACTCTATTAGTCAAAGAACCTGGAGAATATTCATTAGGAGAAATTCAGTCTCGCTTTAATATTGATGCGGAATCTCTCCTTAAATTCTTTACACAATTAGCTGAGTCTAATTGTTGTTTTTGATAGTTGACATTATTTCGACTTTTTGGTTCACTTCAAAGATAATGTTTGAGTTTCTTTTAAGTTGATATTTACCTTGCCAAATTCCTGACATAATAGGATTATCTAGATTATTTTTTTGTCCAACATAAGTTACCCAATTACGATAGGATTTTTTGACAGTTTGTTTTTGTTGAATGACAGCCTTTCCTTTGGGATTAATCAGTGTAAATGATTCAATATCTCCTTGCAAAATTCCATAGAGATGTACCCAAAAGACTAAGGCCGGTGAATTAGCAGACAGTTGTTTTTCTAAAAATTCTCCTTGCCATATTTCAATAGGTTTAGGGGGTTTTGGTGCAAATCCAGCATTAATTAATCCTGTGGATTGATAATCAATTTTAGAAGTCCACAGTGCCTTTTTCGCTACTTTACAGCCAGCATTTGCTTTTTTTCCTGTAAAGGGATCGATAATTTTATTTTGATAAAAAATCGTTAAATGTACATGAGGAAATGAAGCCATTCCTGATGATCCGACTAATCCTAATGGCGTTCCTTTTTTCACTTTAGTATCAGGGGACACTAAAATACTTCCCTGTTTTAAATGACAGTATTCAGTTTTCCAACCTTTTCCATGATCGATCAATATACCGTTACCACAGGCGCGATCGCTAACTTCATCTTTATCGGTTTGATCCACAATTAATTTATCAATTACGCCATCTTGAATATGCTTAACAGTTCCAGAGGCAACGGCAATAACCTTAACCCCTTTTTCCATTTCTTTAAGGTTAGTAATACCGAAATCAGTGCCCGTATGATCATTATAAGTTTGTCGTCCACAATTAAAATCGATTGCTTCAGAACTCGGATTAGTATCTACATAATGAAATATAAAACAATCTTTTCCTAATTGACAGTCAATAGGTAAGGAAATAGACAAATCAGAGTTAGATCTTAAAAGATTAACACACCCAAAAAAAATTAACATCCCTAATGTTAAGCAAAGCATTAACCAATGTTGAGGATTTTTCATGGCTTGGCAACAGGGAACGTAGAACTTGCTTAACAATTCTTGATACAAGGTTGTTTATTGATGTACGACTACTAACAATACTATCTTAGTCAAGTTTGGGCAGAATACCGACTTTAAGCAGCTTCAGAAATTGGTTATGTATAACTTCGTGATTCCTCAATCTTATACATAAAAACGAACGAATCTTATACATGAAAGCTAACATCCGCCTTATAGAATAACGGGAAAGTGTACTTTTACGAAACAATATCTCAGTTTAGAACTATGAAAAACAAAAAAAGACTCAATCCCCAATTTGCCTTACTAACCTTGTTGACGTTAGTTTTTGGAGTAGCCAATGCTGCTAAAGCTAATATGGTATTTGCCAAAGAGACTGAAATCGTTTCTAGCACTCATCTAATCCAAGGTAACTTGGGTGATGATGAACTTGTTGGCAACAGCAAAGACAGCAAAGATAGCAAAGACAGCAAAGACAGCAAAGATAGCAAAGATAGCAAAGATAGCAAAGACAGCAAAGACAGCAAAGATAGCAAAGACAGCAAAGATAGCAAAGATAGCAAAGATAGCAAAGATAGCAAAGATGATGGTAAAGACGGCGGTAAAGACGACGGCAAAGACGGCGGCAAAGACGGCGGCAAAGATGGCGGCAAAGACGGCGGTAAAGACGACGGCAAAGACGGCGGTAAAGACGACGGCAAAGATGATGGTAAAGACGGCGGCAAAGACGACGGCAAAGATGATGGTAAAGACGGCGGCAAAGATGATGGTAAAGATGATGGTAAAGACGGCGGCAAAGATGATGGTAAAGACGGCGGTAAAGACGACGGCAAAGATGATGGCGGTAAAGACGACGGCAAAGACGATGGCGGTAAAGACGACGGCAAAGATGATGGCGGTAAAGACGACGGCAAAGACGATGGATTCGATGATGACGGCGGTAAAGACGACGGCAAAGACGATGGATTCGATGATGACGGCGGTAAAGACGATGGATTCGATGACGGCGGTAAAGACGATGATGGAGGCAAAGATGATGACGGTGGCAAAGACGACACTGCTGCTGTTCCCGAACCCCTTACCATCTTAGGTGCTGGTGCTGCTCTCGGATTTGGTAGTGCTTTCAAACGTAAGCTATCGAAATCCAAAACCAAAAAACAACAATAGGAATTAAGTAGGGTGGGCAATGCCCACCTTTTCCCTCCTACTACGATTAGTTAACCTGTGAAAAAACCATTTTTCTACAGTCTCATTAGCTTATTATTATTCCCTAAGCTAGTAGCAGCCCAAGATAGTCCTCACTTGAATAGAGTCACTAATCAACCTGTTTTATTAGCCCAAAACAACAGTAGCGATAGCCAACCCGTTCACTTTAAAACGAAAAATCAAGCTTATTTTGAAATTGATCAAATTGTGCGTCAACTGATGATCAAGCAGCAGATTGTTGGCTTAGCTGTGGGTATTGTTCATAACAAAGAAACGGTTTTTTTAAAAGGTTATGGTTATGCTGATTTAGAAGCCAAAATTCCTGTCGATGTCAATCAGACATTATTTCGTTGGGCATCCCTTTCAAAACCCGTCACAGCGATTATTACAGCACAGTTAGTCAAGGCTGGTATTGTTAATTGGGATTTTCCTATTCAAACCTGGTTTAAAACCTATCAAATGCCTAAGTTTTATCTCCTTGATTGTGCTACTAATGCTCAAACTTCAACCTTAAATGATTATCGTTTTCCCTGCGATCGCGGTTATACTGAAGTCCCGTTACCTCCGTCTAGTAAGATAACCCTTCGGACACTTTTGGGTCATACGGCTGGTATCATTGGCTATAATAACCCTAGAGGTAGTGCTGAACCGAATACGTCTTATCTTGATAGTCAAAAAAACCAAAGTATCCTCCGTTGGGGATTAGAAAATTTATTAACTAAACCCCTTTTAGCAATTCCTAGCCGTGAATATCATTACACGACTTTTGGCTACAATCTAGCTGGTGTGGTATTAGAAGAAGCATCAGGACAACCTTATCCCCAATTGCTCCAAACTTATATCAACAATCCTGCTAATTTAAACACATTACAACCCGACTATCAATGGGAAACGATTCCCAATCGTGTGATAGGATATCGCCGAGAAAAAGGACAAATTATTCAAGATAGATCAACGGATGTCAGTTGGAAAATGGCAGGGGGTGGATTAATGTCAACTCCAAAAGATTTAACCACTTTTTGTGGAGCATTAATGGACAATACCTTGTTAGATGAAAGAGCTAAAAGAACCTTGTGGACTGAACAAATAACCAGTAAAGGAAAGACTACGGGGTATGGATTAGGATTTGGAATAGGTCGCTGGAAAAACCACGTTTATATTGGTCATAGTGGCTCTCAAGAAAACACAAAAACTCGTTTAGAATTTTATCCTAAAGATAATCTATGTATTGTGATCATGTCCAATACTAATACAACAAAAACTAATTCTTTTGTTAAAGCGATCGCTCAAACTATTTTAGACCCATAAACTCATATATTTATCCTATGAATAAAAAGTTTAATTTTCACTATTTTTATAAAAACAATCTACGCTTATTCAAGCGGTTTAATTTTATTAAACCCCAAGAATTACTGGGATTAGATTTACGTTCCCTGGCCTTATTTCGGATTGCTTTAGGATTATTAATTATCTTAGATCTAATTAATCGCGCTCAAGATCTCAAAGCCCACTATACAGAATCGGGTGTTTTTCGTTTAGCAGCACTCACTAACGAATTTTCTGATCGCTGGTTTTGGTCTTTGCATTTTATCAATAGTAGTGTTATTTTTCAAGGTATTCTCTTTTTAATTGCTGGATTATTTGCCTTAGCTTTACTTATTGGTTATCGAACTCGATTAGTGACCATTATATCCTGGTTATTTTTGATTTCGCTACAGAACCGCAATTCAATGATCCTCAGTGCAGCAGACGCGGAACTTCTTTTACTATTATTTTGGGGAATATTTCTCCCTTTAGGAGCTTATTATTCCGTTGATCATGCCCTTAATTCATCCACTAAAATTTTACCTATAAAAATCTTTTCTGGAGCAACAATAGCCTTAATATTACAAATTTGTTTTATCTACTGGTTTGCTGCTTTTTTAAAGATGGGATCTGAACCTTGGGAGCAAGGGTTTGCTGTGTATAATTCTTTGAGTGCTGATTATATAATCACGCCTTTAGGAGCATTTTTGCGTAACTTTCCCAATCTATTAATGGTTTTTACTTTTGTTACTGTTTGGTTAGAATTATTAGCTCCATTTTTATTATTTATTCCTTTGAAAAATAGTTTTTTTCGTTATCTAGCAGCCTTTCTTTTTATTTCATTACACCTCAGTTTTGCCATGGTTTTTAGACTAGGATTATTTCCCCTAATTGGGGTAACTGCTTGGTTAGCTTTGTTACCGAGTGAATTATGGGACTATCTTAGTAATAAATTTAAAAATCCTCAATCTCAGCAAGTTATAATTTACTACGATCACCAAGATAAAAGCAGTCAAAAATTATTGTGTTTATTGCGTACTTTTTTCGTTTTATCAGAAATTCCCTTAATTCCTATCCCCAATAATTCAGCAACTTTACAATTATTACACTCAGACAATTCATGGATGGTTGTTAATCAAGAAAAAAATCAATATTATGGAAGTAAAGCCATTATTTATCTTGCACGGTTTTCTCCTTTTTCAAAAATTTTAGTCCCTTTATTAAAATGGTATCCTTTACAATGGATCGGTAGAAAATTCTTTAAAGATAACCGTTTTATTCACACTTTTGTTACCCCAAAATTAAAGTTTTGTCCTATCAAAGTTGAATCATCTTGGTTGCTCAATTGTATCAGCTTATTTTTAATTTTTGTTGTACTATTATGGAATATTAGAAGTCTCAATCCGTCTAAAATAGAACTACCAAAACCGATCAAAGAAATTGTCTATGCGTTGAATTTAACCCAAAAGTGGGATATGTTTTCTAAACCCACCAATAGCACAGAATGGTATGTTATCCCTGGTCAATTGAAAGATGGTACTAAAATTGATGTTTTTCGAGATGGAAAACCGATCAAATGGCAAAAACCAGACCTCAAGTCCGCAGCATTTAAGAATATGCGATGGCGTAAATATTTGACCCGTCTTGATGGTGATAAGTATGAAAAACATCGCCTTTATTATGGTAAATATCTTTGTCGTCGCTGGAATAGTCAACATCAAGGCAATCAACAACTCGAAACATTCAAAATTTATTATCTTAGCCAAAAAACTAACGCTAACGGTCAATCTTCTAAAATAAAGCGTAATCTTTTATGGGAACACACTTGTTTTAAATAATAATTAATTACAATGTTTATCTTAACCAATAACATTTAGAAGGAGATTCTTTCTTGATTTTAGTAATCAAATTATCTTCAGGTCTATATTGGACATCAACACAAGAAAAAGGTTCAAAAGGTTCATTATAAAAACGAGTTTTTTTCGTTGTTTTAAATGTTTCTCCATTAATGATCCAAGTTCCGATTAAATCATTAGGCATTTTATCAATTTTAGCATCCCAAAGTGTAAAAGTTTCTTTTGGATCTAAACAATTATTCTTAGACACTGCTGTCAATTCTAAAACTTCTTCGGTGTTGTCATGATATTCTAGTTTAACACAAGTTCCTCTTGTAAATTTGGTCATTTTAGAGATAAATTGTGTATCCTCAGAAGTTTCATAACTTGTCCCATCAACTGTTAAACTCTTGCTAGATTGACTGAGACTTGTTTGTAAGTTTCCATATATAGTATATCTAGCACCAAAAGGCTTTATTTTGACGGGATTGCTCTTTTTTCTCAAACTTACTGGAATCTCTCCTATTGCTGTTGGTACAGGAATTAGGGGAGTGATGATACTTGTAGCGCAAATGATAACTATAGCGATAATAGTTTTCATTGATAACAAAATATAATAGCTCAAGGAAAATACTACACAGCTATTATAACTAATCTCATTGTAGACTATAACCCTTTAATATAAGCGCGATCGCAACGTTTTGTCTCGACTTCTGTTATTGGTTGATAGCCATAATCTTCATATAATTTAACCGCTTCTTTCAGAAGACTGGCTGTTTCGATAAAAATTTCTTGATACCCTCGATCTTTAATGGTTGTTTCTAATGCTTTTAAAAGATATTTTCCTAACCCTTTTCCCCTGACTTGAGGTAATAAATACATTTTGCGAATTTCGACAGCATTGTTACCTTTTAGGATAGGATAATAAGCAGCCGTTCCCACAATTTCACTTTGATGTTCAACGACCCAAAATTCTCCTTCCACAGCTAAATAAAACTGTTCTATTGCTAAGACATCTTGATCTGCTTCTTCGGGTTGCCACGGTAAACCATACTCCTTTAATACCGTTTCAATAACCTTAGCAGCATCAAGGCGATCGCTTTCTTTCCAGTCTCTAATTAAATAGTCTTTATAGTAACTAAACATCGATGTTAACTAAGCAAGTAAGTGGACACATTGATACCATTAATAACTCAAATGTAGTTATCAAAAAGTTTGCCCACTGTACTACTATAGCATCAAAATGTTTAGAGTAACCCAAAATAACTTCCTAAGAATAAACCTATACTCACCCCAACCA is part of the Rippkaea orientalis PCC 8801 genome and harbors:
- a CDS encoding GNAT family N-acetyltransferase — encoded protein: MFSYYKDYLIRDWKESDRLDAAKVIETVLKEYGLPWQPEEADQDVLAIEQFYLAVEGEFWVVEHQSEIVGTAAYYPILKGNNAVEIRKMYLLPQVRGKGLGKYLLKALETTIKDRGYQEIFIETASLLKEAVKLYEDYGYQPITEVETKRCDRAYIKGL